Proteins found in one Elusimicrobiota bacterium genomic segment:
- a CDS encoding sulfatase-like hydrolase/transferase — MQNKISFHLIAASIKNIILMNVVYLICMSIFRLVFFVRFADMQELQGLTYDILRAFYMGMRFDLVVVSYITYLVTLTFTIVWIINNLKIYEQWLKFVKFYYFTMFSLAFFILCVDSGFYSYFKSHINTVIFGVLEDDTKALFTGIAENYNLPIISAGLVALFGVVYFIASFFIKAINFPINSQREKSTPFFLKFGIILVLIALNVISARGSFGLFPLGTMDADISPNIFVNKLCLNGITTFQEAIDFRLKENNDYDLISAVGYSGDIEGAFAEFLNVKKEKLKKKLIDNLKKRTPQNSLIDEIKPNVIIIVMESFGSDLIQYNSESFNILGELKKHFDSDYVFYNFLSGDIGTTGSLETIMLNIPQRLKAKFISQSKYAYHEYQFAAALPYKKAGYETIFLYGGDIGWRNMSSFAPRAEFDFVEGQGSMDPGYEKNQWGVYDEYLFDHIYKKLSQNTGKPKFILAMTTTNHPPYSLPKNYNKLSLIISKDLDKKIVGDKKLSRMRFETYQYSCQKVGELITRIKKSKFGQNTLIAVTGDHNFWDVFNYSNEQLGVIDAVPFYLYVPNKLKNYKFNPETFGSHLDIISTLYNLSLSGKEYISLGKNMFANTSNSIAFNADGIIMDKDGLVKCDIEKGTASYYIWDQNHPQMLLISEADENHNKMIKYYKTVLAIAEYLVKNP; from the coding sequence ATGCAGAACAAAATTTCGTTTCATCTAATAGCCGCGAGCATTAAAAACATAATCCTTATGAATGTTGTTTATTTAATCTGCATGTCAATTTTTAGGCTGGTGTTTTTTGTCCGTTTCGCCGATATGCAGGAGCTGCAGGGGTTAACCTACGATATTTTAAGGGCATTCTATATGGGAATGCGGTTTGATCTTGTTGTCGTATCTTATATTACGTATCTAGTCACATTAACATTTACCATAGTTTGGATTATTAATAATTTGAAGATATACGAGCAGTGGCTTAAATTTGTTAAGTTTTATTATTTTACAATGTTTAGTTTGGCGTTTTTCATTCTTTGTGTTGACTCGGGATTTTATTCGTATTTCAAAAGCCATATAAACACAGTTATTTTCGGCGTGCTTGAAGACGATACAAAGGCGTTGTTTACAGGCATTGCTGAAAATTACAATTTGCCGATAATCAGCGCAGGATTGGTGGCACTTTTTGGTGTGGTATATTTCATTGCTAGTTTTTTCATAAAAGCGATAAATTTCCCGATAAACAGCCAGCGGGAAAAATCGACGCCATTTTTTCTAAAATTTGGGATTATATTGGTTCTAATCGCACTTAATGTTATTTCTGCCAGAGGTTCTTTCGGGCTTTTTCCATTGGGAACCATGGATGCGGATATTTCGCCGAATATATTTGTTAATAAACTTTGCCTGAACGGGATAACAACATTTCAAGAAGCAATTGATTTTAGGCTTAAAGAAAATAATGATTATGATCTTATCAGTGCGGTCGGATACTCCGGAGATATTGAGGGAGCATTTGCTGAATTCTTAAACGTTAAAAAAGAAAAACTAAAGAAAAAACTTATTGACAATCTGAAGAAGAGAACTCCGCAGAATTCGCTGATTGACGAAATTAAGCCAAACGTAATTATTATTGTGATGGAATCATTCGGAAGCGATCTTATTCAGTATAATTCAGAGTCATTCAATATATTAGGGGAGCTAAAAAAGCATTTTGATTCAGATTATGTATTTTATAATTTTCTTTCAGGAGATATAGGCACTACAGGAAGTCTTGAAACGATAATGCTGAACATCCCGCAAAGACTGAAAGCAAAATTCATAAGTCAATCAAAATACGCCTATCATGAATATCAGTTTGCTGCGGCATTACCATACAAGAAAGCGGGATATGAGACAATATTTTTGTATGGAGGGGATATTGGCTGGAGAAATATGTCTTCTTTCGCACCCAGGGCAGAATTCGATTTTGTTGAAGGGCAGGGATCTATGGATCCGGGCTATGAAAAAAACCAGTGGGGAGTTTATGACGAGTATTTGTTTGATCACATATATAAAAAACTTTCTCAAAATACCGGAAAACCAAAATTTATCCTTGCTATGACAACCACTAATCATCCTCCTTATTCTTTGCCAAAAAATTACAATAAATTGTCTTTAATAATCTCAAAGGATCTTGATAAAAAAATAGTTGGAGATAAAAAACTTTCCAGAATGCGTTTTGAAACATATCAGTATTCATGCCAAAAAGTAGGCGAGCTGATAACAAGAATAAAAAAGTCAAAATTTGGCCAAAACACTTTAATCGCTGTAACCGGGGACCACAATTTCTGGGACGTATTTAACTACAGCAATGAACAGCTCGGCGTGATAGATGCTGTTCCTTTTTATTTGTACGTGCCTAATAAACTGAAAAATTATAAATTCAATCCAGAAACTTTCGGATCACATCTTGATATTATATCCACACTTTATAACCTTTCTTTGTCCGGGAAAGAATACATCTCGTTAGGAAAAAATATGTTTGCAAATACCAGTAATTCAATTGCTTTTAATGCCGACGGAATTATTATGGACAAAGATGGCTTGGTAAAATGTGATATTGAAAAAGGGACTGCCTCGTATTATATTTGGGATCAAAATCATCCTCAAATGCTTTTGATATCAGAAGCGGATGAAAACCATAATAAAATGATAAAATATTATAAAACAGTTCTTGCCATAGCAGAATATTTAGTAAAAAATCCATAA